TCAGACTATAAAAACGTACATTTATGGCGTGTGTATGAGTTGGAAAAACTGAATCCGTTTTATAAGGATAATATTGTATTCATAGGAGATGCAGCCCATCCGCTGATTCCTTTTACGAGCCAGGGAGTAACTTCTGCACTGAAAGATTCTTTTACATTAACGAAGTACTTAGTTGAAGAAAAAAATAAAGCAGAAGCATTCAGCAAGTATGAAGCAGACAGAAAACCTGAAATTGAAATTCACATCAACAACGGAAGAATATTACTCAACCAGTTCCTGCTTCCACTCAGCCAACAAACAGAAAACATTTTACCCATATCTTATAAATAAATATGTTCAGCAATAACGATATCAATTTTGAAGCCCTGAAAAGAAAAGCCTATAACGGAAGATGGGCAACCCTGGAAGAAGGAATCATTCCTCTTACGGCAGCAGATCCTGATTTCAGGACAGCTCATGAAATAGAACAGGGAATCATCGAATACCTTAAAGACGGCTATCTAAGCTATGGGCCGTTTTCCGGTCTTCCTGAATTCAAAAAAAGTGTTGCAGATCATTTCAATAAGGAGAAACACGGAACTTTTTCTCCTGAAAATGTTTTGGCAGTCAACAGCGCTGCTCAGGGAATGTTCCTGATTGCTTCTTATGTTCTGAATCCGGGAGATGAAGCCATTATTCTGGATCCTGTAGATTTTCTTTTCAAAAAATCAGTAGAAACAGCAGGAGGAAAAGTGATGCTTTGCCCTGTAAATACTATAACAGGAGACATTGATTTTGAAAAACTGATTTCCTTAATTAATCCCAAAACCAAACTTATAAGCATCTGCAATCCGCATAATCCCCTGGGAAAGGTATATTCTAAAGAAATATTAATAAGAATAGCAGAGATTGCTTCAGCTCACGATCTTTGGGTGATGAGTGATGAAATCTGGAGTGATATTATTTATGACAACAAAGATTTTCATACCTATTCTTCCGTTTCTGAGAAAGCAAAGAGAAAAAGCTTTACCGTTTATGGATTTTCAAAGTCATTTGGAATAGCAGGATTGAGAATCGGGGCTGTATTGTGTAATGATCAGGATATCCTTGAGGATTTTACAGAGAAATCCAATTTCAATTCAACAATAGAAGGTGTTTCTACTTTGTCACAGATTGCCGGAAGTGTAGCTCTGGAGAAAGCAATGCCTTGGTATAAAGATTTTTTAGCGCATTTACAGAGCAACAGGAATCTTGCTTTTGAATTACTAAGCCGTTCAGAAATTGTAAATCCTAATCTGCCTGAGGCTACTTTTGTCCTGTTTCCAAAGATTGAAAACGGAATGTCCAGCGATCAATTTG
This DNA window, taken from Chryseobacterium viscerum, encodes the following:
- a CDS encoding pyridoxal phosphate-dependent aminotransferase, which codes for MFSNNDINFEALKRKAYNGRWATLEEGIIPLTAADPDFRTAHEIEQGIIEYLKDGYLSYGPFSGLPEFKKSVADHFNKEKHGTFSPENVLAVNSAAQGMFLIASYVLNPGDEAIILDPVDFLFKKSVETAGGKVMLCPVNTITGDIDFEKLISLINPKTKLISICNPHNPLGKVYSKEILIRIAEIASAHDLWVMSDEIWSDIIYDNKDFHTYSSVSEKAKRKSFTVYGFSKSFGIAGLRIGAVLCNDQDILEDFTEKSNFNSTIEGVSTLSQIAGSVALEKAMPWYKDFLAHLQSNRNLAFELLSRSEIVNPNLPEATFVLFPKIENGMSSDQFAQHVLKQGKVAIVPGSERWFGKGAEGHIRICFSTSQEILEEGINRIITSF